In the Nicotiana tabacum cultivar K326 chromosome 16, ASM71507v2, whole genome shotgun sequence genome, one interval contains:
- the LOC107769291 gene encoding protein FAR1-RELATED SEQUENCE 5-like, producing MSGKTPKTIFTNQDAAMSKAISFVMPEVHHRLCVWHMEQNAVKHLNQVYKRYASFRGDFRKCIYEYEDEGEFINAWTSMLDEYNLHENECFFKHYDRAIEDKRYNELQDTCDALRLPILKAKVPILFHAREVYTPNSFSKFQDEYMKSLIIKVNGCEENNFPIMYKVSKYGHTREQIVKVTEADHISCTCMKFESMGILCCHTIRILDVIRGVDKIPDEYILKRWTKTTKVVNIKEIDGQDIEIKDSKLIVVNRYRILCPIFVRMTAKASETDEGYKLAAICANELSTRLKQIMEVTAPSLHTTGSTRDLPEENNDRDLLSRANNFKNKDNTKRLKKRIKTSLEANSKSKKAR from the exons ATGTCTGGAAAAACACCAAAAACTATTTTTACAAATCAAGATGCTGCTATGAGTAAGGCCATCTCATTCGTCATGCCTGAAGTTCATCATAGGTTGTGTGTTTGGCACATGGAACAAAATGCTGTAAAGCACCTCAATCAAGTTTATAAAAGGTACGCTTCTTTCCGTGGTGATTTTCGAAAATGCATTTATGAGTATGAGGATGAAGGAGAATTTATAAATGCTTGGACTAGTATGCTTGATGAATATAATCTTCATGAAAATGAATG TTTTTTTAAGCATTATGATAGAGCAATTGAGGACAAAAGATATAATGAGCTGCAAGATACATGTGATGCATTACGGTTGCCAATATTAAAAGCAAAGGTGCCAATTTTGTTTCATGCTAGAGAGGTATATACACCAAATAGTTTTTCGAAGTTTCAAGATGAATATATGAAGTCTTTAATAATCAAAGTGAATGGATGTGAGGAAAATAATTTTCCCATCATGTATAAGGTTAGCAAGTATGGGCACACTCGAGAGCAAATTGTTAAGGTGACAGAGGCAGATCATATATCTTGTACTTGCATGAAGTTTGAGTCTATGGGTATACTTTGTTGTCATACAATAAGAATTCTTGATGTGATAAGAGGAGTGGATAAAATTCCAGATGAGTATATTTTGAAAAGATGGACAAAAACTACAAAAGTcgtaaatattaaagaaattgatgGGCAAGATATAGAGATAAAGGATTCAAAGCTAATCGTTGTGAATCGCTATAGAATCCTTTGTCCTATATTTGTTAGAATGACAGCTAAAGCTTCTGAAACTGATGAAGGCTATAAGCTAGCGGCAATATGTGCAAATGAGTTAAGCACAAGATTGAAACAAATTATGGAGGTGACGGCTCCATCTCTCCATACTACTGGTTCAACGAGAGATTTACCAGAAGAAAATAATGACAGAGATCTCCTCTCACGAGccaacaattttaaaaataaagataacacAAAACGTCTAAAAAAGAGGATCAAAACTTCTCTTGAAGCGAACTCAAAGAGTAAGAAAGCTCGATGA